A region from the Triticum urartu cultivar G1812 chromosome 1, Tu2.1, whole genome shotgun sequence genome encodes:
- the LOC125542986 gene encoding uncharacterized protein LOC125542986 isoform X1: MSSDSEPSGSQSSDTKPSGSQSSDTKSSDAGPKDTSIPFNLHRGSVNPVTGLGTFHLEMPSSEVVSAAKPTNYPPILLEIKDDDQMESLLRMKKLQHENILAVHFFQKDGAGGLRAFVEPYTGYVVELFANVKFFVNEETGLVPSQRFQEIVSASLDGLDFIFKSDLYHGNFSWNTTAYHRDKVDGKVTLKLCNFEDRKDSSLLKCQIGDCHALAHDLEKVSRRVKDEYPGVKPEACCVLDDLACRLRAVNDMKSLSTMKQKNQDHVFFWDDTKKRTFCAYEMPAVWSTDAFWNNFRASPSAALDMPWNTEWEANSPLLLEEMEKYRVKNNIAPYNFDNRKDFLRLISGLYTHQIELKLQLPHISVDVVVHLRHPRLLLDLKAAAEVDAVDVDNQNQ; this comes from the exons ATGTCAAGTGACAGCGAACCAAGTGGCTCCCAATCAAGTGACACCAAACCAAGTGGCTCCCAATCAAGTGACACCAAATCAAGTGATGCGGGACCAAAAGATACTTCCATTCCCTTTAATCTGCATAGAGGTAGTGTAAATCCAGTAACAGGATTGGGTACTTTCCATTTGGAGATGCCTTCTTCAGAGGTGGTGTCCGCTGCTAAACCCACCAATTATCCCCCGATTCTACTTGAAATAAAAGATGACGATCAAATGGAGAGCCTACTGAGGATGAAGAAATTGCAGCATGAAAATATCCTTGCGGTGCATTTCTTTCAGAAGGATGGAGCTGGAGGTCTTCGAGCTTTCGTCGAGCCATATACAGGTTATGTTGTAGAGCTGTTTGCAAATGTCAAATTTTTCGTCAATGAAGAAACCGGATTGGTTCCATCTCAGCGGTTTCAAGAAATAGTGAG tgcatcgCTTGACGGCTTGGATTTTATTTTCAAGAGTGATCTATATCACGGAAATTTTTCATGGAACACAACAGCTTACCACCGGGACAAAGTTGATGGTAAAGTTACACTTAAATTGTGCAACTTTGAAGACAGAA AGGACAGCAGTCTTCTGAAATGCCAGATCGGGGATTGTCACGCTCTTGCCCATGACCTTGAGAAGGTATCTAGACGTGTGAAGGACGAGTATCCTGGTGTCAAGCCCGAGGCATGCTGTGTACTAGATGACCTTGCATGTAGGTTGAGAGCTGTTAATGACAT GAAATCATTAAGCACAATGAAACAGAAGAATCAAGATCATGTGTTTTTCTGGGATGATACGAAAAAGAGAACCTTCTGTGCTTATGAGATGCCAGCAGTTTGGTCCACAGATGCATTCTGGAACAACTTTAGGGCTTCTCCATCTGCTGCGCTGGATATGCCATGGAACACAGAATGGGAGGCTAATTCGCCATTGCTATTGGAGGAAATGGAGAAGTACCGTGTAAAGAACAATATTGCTCCTTACAATTTTGATAATAGAAAGGACTTCCTACGACTTATCAGCGGACTTTACACGCATCAGATAGAACTCAAGCTGCAG CTTCCACACATTAGTGTTGATGTTGTTGTTCATCTTAGACATCCTCGTTTGCTTTTGGACTTGAAAGCGGCCGCTGAAGTGGATGCCGTGGATGTGGACAACCAGAACCAGTGA
- the LOC125542986 gene encoding uncharacterized protein LOC125542986 isoform X2 has protein sequence MSSDSEPSGSQSSDTKSSDAGPKDTSIPFNLHRGSVNPVTGLGTFHLEMPSSEVVSAAKPTNYPPILLEIKDDDQMESLLRMKKLQHENILAVHFFQKDGAGGLRAFVEPYTGYVVELFANVKFFVNEETGLVPSQRFQEIVSASLDGLDFIFKSDLYHGNFSWNTTAYHRDKVDGKVTLKLCNFEDRKDSSLLKCQIGDCHALAHDLEKVSRRVKDEYPGVKPEACCVLDDLACRLRAVNDMKSLSTMKQKNQDHVFFWDDTKKRTFCAYEMPAVWSTDAFWNNFRASPSAALDMPWNTEWEANSPLLLEEMEKYRVKNNIAPYNFDNRKDFLRLISGLYTHQIELKLQLPHISVDVVVHLRHPRLLLDLKAAAEVDAVDVDNQNQ, from the exons ATGTCAAGTGACAGCGAACCAA GTGGCTCCCAATCAAGTGACACCAAATCAAGTGATGCGGGACCAAAAGATACTTCCATTCCCTTTAATCTGCATAGAGGTAGTGTAAATCCAGTAACAGGATTGGGTACTTTCCATTTGGAGATGCCTTCTTCAGAGGTGGTGTCCGCTGCTAAACCCACCAATTATCCCCCGATTCTACTTGAAATAAAAGATGACGATCAAATGGAGAGCCTACTGAGGATGAAGAAATTGCAGCATGAAAATATCCTTGCGGTGCATTTCTTTCAGAAGGATGGAGCTGGAGGTCTTCGAGCTTTCGTCGAGCCATATACAGGTTATGTTGTAGAGCTGTTTGCAAATGTCAAATTTTTCGTCAATGAAGAAACCGGATTGGTTCCATCTCAGCGGTTTCAAGAAATAGTGAG tgcatcgCTTGACGGCTTGGATTTTATTTTCAAGAGTGATCTATATCACGGAAATTTTTCATGGAACACAACAGCTTACCACCGGGACAAAGTTGATGGTAAAGTTACACTTAAATTGTGCAACTTTGAAGACAGAA AGGACAGCAGTCTTCTGAAATGCCAGATCGGGGATTGTCACGCTCTTGCCCATGACCTTGAGAAGGTATCTAGACGTGTGAAGGACGAGTATCCTGGTGTCAAGCCCGAGGCATGCTGTGTACTAGATGACCTTGCATGTAGGTTGAGAGCTGTTAATGACAT GAAATCATTAAGCACAATGAAACAGAAGAATCAAGATCATGTGTTTTTCTGGGATGATACGAAAAAGAGAACCTTCTGTGCTTATGAGATGCCAGCAGTTTGGTCCACAGATGCATTCTGGAACAACTTTAGGGCTTCTCCATCTGCTGCGCTGGATATGCCATGGAACACAGAATGGGAGGCTAATTCGCCATTGCTATTGGAGGAAATGGAGAAGTACCGTGTAAAGAACAATATTGCTCCTTACAATTTTGATAATAGAAAGGACTTCCTACGACTTATCAGCGGACTTTACACGCATCAGATAGAACTCAAGCTGCAG CTTCCACACATTAGTGTTGATGTTGTTGTTCATCTTAGACATCCTCGTTTGCTTTTGGACTTGAAAGCGGCCGCTGAAGTGGATGCCGTGGATGTGGACAACCAGAACCAGTGA